Genomic DNA from Telopea speciosissima isolate NSW1024214 ecotype Mountain lineage chromosome 2, Tspe_v1, whole genome shotgun sequence:
tttggtataattgacaaaaaagaaatgacattattgtaattaatatcaaatagggaagaacggattttaccaaacactattttcgttctgaacaacgttcttgagaacgttaccaaacggtcattttcggtctcagaatGCCGTTCTAGACCAAGAACGTAAAAGAACAtttctagtcaagaacaggcgttctttgttcagaccgttaccaaacgcaaccAAAGAGTCACTCCAAAAGATAATGAAAATTTCTTGAATAAGATTAAAACCGATTAATTGGATGATGTTCTTTCATTTCAATACAGCCATGAGCCATGCATGAATCTTATTACTTACGCCGCCGTGAAGTCGTCTCAACTCTAATTTCAATATAAcataggctctgtttggttgcaaagggaattatagggaaagaaaggaaaggaaactttttcaaacctaaaaaaaaaattttgtaatcattaccctaTGTGATTgtatgaattatttaaatttcttatcatatttagtaatgatacattttacatgtaatatttattttacattttaaaccaaaggaaacTGGATGCAAGTAAAGTGAaaattaataaccaaatatgaaatgatttggagttaataATACTGGCACATGgtgtaatgattacaaaatttcttttttaagtatgaaaatttcacttcccttccctttaattcctcttgcaaccaaatggagccataGGAATTAAGGTAGGGAAAGTAATGATCCATACGTCTTGTAAAATACATGTTGTATTGCTTGTAAACGAAGCTCTTTTTGATGGAGGTGCCTTGGGATGAGCATCGGAATAGTGGTACAGGCCTAATCAATTTCATACAATaaagattaaagaaaagaataataatgCCTCTAGATGAGtgtacttttctttcccttgctGTAGAATAAAACTTCCACCCTTAaatggaccaagttttccttaagcAATGGTGAATGAAAATCCATTCACTCACAGGATTTTAGATACAATCAGTAGGGTATTTGGGGAAcaaactaaaaccctataggggtttgagaaccctaggatggtgtggAAAAACTTCTCCTGAAATCAAATTCAGACTCACGTCTTGACAAGCAAGCTTTCTCACCTTTTGGTAACCATCATCATTACACTCCTTGATAAAGAAAATCTACATAATCCTGGATTCTCATTATAAGAAGTAATTGAAAATATCTCGAATTAATGGCCTCTTGGTATGGATCCCTCACGATGGCTTCATCATTTGCAAGAGATCCATAGACTGAAGCTTTACCAGTGAGATGGGTATAGAACTCTTATAACTTGGATCACATTATTCAAAATGTTCTAATCTTCCATCTTACCAAATATTAGTCACAGAACCTCTAAGGTTGGACAGGTTCTTAGTATTGATGTAATACCATCAGAAACTAAAGACCAGCATCAATATTCACTATAAGAAACATATATATAGCAGTCCAAAGTTTGCATGACAGAGAACTAGAACAAAAAGACTTGACAAAAGAAAGTATTAGAACCTTATTTTTTCACATATAGAGTCAACAGGATAAGTGGCTAATCAAGACTGCACTCGGCCACCCTCTCCCAGGATTTGAGGGATTTGTCTTCAGTGTCGGTTTTGTACAAGGCAAGACGGGAGACCTGGAAGCTTAGGCTGCTTATCTTCTCATCAAGAAGTTTAGCTTTCTCTTgggctttcttcttctcctcatctgATAAATCCCCATAGAGGATGCTCAAGTGTGGCATATAAGCTACAAGTTTGAACACCAAAACGTATTGATCAGCAAaagaaaagatttaaaaaaaaaaaaaaggcgtacccagtgcacaaggctctcgCAGTCTCGCATTTAGCAGGGTCTAGGaaaggtcaaatgtacgcagccttacccttatttccagagaagctgtttccaggacttgaatgcgtgaccaagcgttcagcaagtgagcacttgaccaacgcgccaaACACGACCTTGGGCAAAAGAAAAGATTGTGTCCTACTAAAGGATTATAATAGTTGAAACAAGACATCCTGCAATACTATAATTAAACCTTATAAACATAATCTGAAATTTTCTTCCAGTGTGTAGAAATATCAATTCTGAGAAGAAGATTTGCAATTTGTGCCTCAGTGTTGCTATTTTGGTAGGTCAATggatcattttttaattttttgatgaaacaaacaAAGTGAagtcacacaaaccacacaccaatcacaaaaggttaaccgacttttgaaCCGTGGAATGGATAATATTATAATCCTAAGCAACTTGGTTTTAgttctcttattcttttttttttcagttcctACTTCCTATAAATTTTCCAAGGCTTATGTTATGTTTGATTAGACAATAGTTGTTGTATGTTATTAGGgatcaaagaaaaaaatttcactaagaaATATACTGAAACAGAGGATTCTCGTACCACTCACTGTAAGGAAGGAGCATAGAAATTGAATTCGCAGTTTATAATCAATACTTTtaaagtttttagaaaattgaatAGATGAAAGCAAGAGTCTAGAGTAACTCACGGGTTGAACTCTTGTATCCGAAGTGTGAAGTGCAGTGTTCGCCAGTTGACATCACCTACATCGAACAGATTTCCATATCAAACAACAAAAACATACCAAGACAACAAAGATGGAAAATTTTACATAACCAGCACAACGATCCATTTTCAAATTAGAACGAATCACTGAATCTGTTGATTCTGAAAAACCTAAAATTCATGGCTTTAACTAGGTTGAaagttttttaattgaatattACCTCAGGAGTGGtgtggaggagaaggaagacGCACTGATAGAAGAAAGTACCCGTAGCCACCGAATCAACTTGAGCTGTATAAGATTTTAGACCTAAACAGGCGGAATTGAACTTTTGAAGGGCATCCGCCTTAGTGAGGCGAATAGCTCCGACGACGGTGATGTGTGGCTCGAACTCGGGACCTCTGAACTCCGATCCCAGATCCTTCATCACCGCCTTCAACCTCTGGCTCACGTCTTCAGGTGGTAATGCCCACACCGAATAAACATTTTGTTCTTCTGCAATTCCAGATCCTTCCATTGATGGGAGATCGAAGACTACCTGAGCAATACTCAATAGATAGTCACCGCTATACTCCTAGAAAGTAAAAACCCTAGAAAGATCAACAGAGGTTAGCGAGAGATGAGGGAGAGATTTGATTGACCATTATAACTGGTGAATCGGTTCTCTTTTTtactattgttttttttatttttccccatGATAGAGGAATCGGTTCTTTGTTCTACACTGAAGAAGACAATGCAGCGAAGCTCGAGTTGTAAATTGTGATTCGTGACTCGACGGAAacatttttcccttttaaattTTCGGTGGAAAATGATTCTTAGAATATTATGAAAATGAGAAGGTATATCCTGTGCAGATTTTAGAGTGAGCTGGGAATCTTCACGTACGTGATGGAATTCAATCTGTGAGAATATTTCATCTGAACAGTTGTAACTCGTTCACGTACGTTCACAAcacccagggagtgcccagggggcatccaaagGTTGGACTATGCTGCACACATCTTAATACatgtctagggatgtgtgcggcacagcccaacggttgGATGCGCTGGCCGCTAGACTCCCTAAAGAGGAGCTCAATCGACTTACCATTTGgcaatttttatcctctcctattaCTCCTGTTACAGCATGGTGCTGTAACACATCGTGCGGCAGctgtagaggccatgtgcaccatatgGGGCTTGCTGTACCACATGGTCTTTGCAGCACCGCACAATGTTTTACAGCActgtgctgtaacaggagaggataccAATCCATCCGATATGATAATTctaatttttaccaaaaaacaaaaaaatatagtaATTCTAATTGTTATATTACATGTCAAATTAAGAATCAAATTTGATCGTTAAGACTTTCACGTATTGGCATACCCTCCATGCACCATCTTGGTAATCCATACATCCTCTTTGTaatcaattatttattttaccGTATGGTAGCTCGTCAAACTTGACACGAGGTAGGATTAGAAGTTTGTCTATAGATTGTATCGGGTGTGCCTATCCATAAAACCTATACTCCCTCCCTAATTAAATTTGAGGCCATCTAAGAGAATCTCCTTTTGCAAATTTCAAATGATACATATCAGTCAATCAATAGgctaaacaagaaaaaaattaaaaagaataagGATTAAGATTCCCCCACCCCAAGATAAGGAAGAATTCCTTCAAGAAAGTTATGTGACTTGGATACCTATATTATCATTAATTTTAATCTTAAGTCCATTCCAGGATCTGAGACTGGAAATGTATAACAAACAACATTTTTAACATTTCAAAACATATTCTCAATGCAAAATGCAGGCCTAATGCACCTAAATGTTTAATCTAAACTCAATACAATCCAATTGAATTCAACCATGAATTctagggtgcaagtttggccctgcccTGAGgccttgagcccgaacaagaCCTATGTTGAGATACCCTGGCCTTGAGATCAGGTTAGGGCCAGGTCGGGCCAAGTTTGAGTCCTTGGGCTGAGCTTAGCCCAATCcaaccctgtcttcttcttttccccgaGCTGACCCAACCCTTGAATCTCCTTTCCCCCTTCCTTGAAAGAGTTGACTAGAAATTCATATTTCATCTTCCACTTGTGCCAGGCATAATGATGGAGGTTGAGATGGACAATGAACTATATCATGAATGTCAATTGTCCAGTggcttttaatttcaatttcaactaTTCTTGTTGAATTTTGATATAATATCTCAAAGCCTATGAtgttttatacatatttttAATCCCAAGGGTAAACATGAGGTGCATAGATCTTTTTAACAGATGtgtcaatatttttttatttgtaattgatATATCCTTTATTTAAGTTAACAAATTCTAATCAATTAACAAATCTGACAATTTAACCAGTTCAGGAGGCCAAatcaatattcctcatgcctAGGTTATTTACCGGCAAAGGCCAATAAGGGTCCCCGGCTTGACCTTGAAAGCAGATCAAGGTTGAATTTTTCAAACCCTGAATCAGAGCAGGACTAGGCCTGTTAATATAAGCGGTAAGATGCGTAGGTACGTACAGTGCCATGGATGTAGCTGGTCCAATGATCTAGTTATTCTAGCATTCATGCAATGTAAGGTTCTTACCATATAGGGGCTAGCACAATCATTGGTTGAACCAGATTAGACAAGGACATTGACTGGATTTATTTTGATAAAACCCGTACTGCGAAGTGATCTCCTTTGTTGTATCTGTTCTCCTTTAACCATATGGttttgagagaaaaagaagataggcAAGACCAACAAATTTTCTTTGAGGGAGATTCGAATTCAAGAAGAATGTTCCCCAATTTTATTCggattaaattattgaattgcATAATTGAATGTAGGTCGTAGGTATGAAATCACGATATTATTTGGTGCAACCACATTTCAACCCACAcgattttattgattttattcttgaaattcaATTTCAGGACTTAAAATATATCATGTCAAGGTTAGCCGCCACCACATATATAGACATACATTCAAGGATTGGGACTAAATTCCGTGACATTGACAAGAGATGCTTAAACATGTCCAGCTTTACAGAATTACAGCATCACGTACTGAAatacaaaatgaacatatatgcATGGATATGCCAATCCTACGGATacagagaactttatcccataattttatacCCCCAGAGTAGTAAATCCACTAAGTTCCCTAGTCCCTGCTACactaaaacaacaaaaaagcATCCTATAAACATAATAGGGAATATATTCAGGGAAATGGAGCATTGCGCTTCATTTCTGTCTGCTCGATATCAACGGCGAAGCCCTTCCCTGAATGTTTCCAGTAATCCGCAACCGCATTTATCATCTCCGGCTCCTCGATATCCACCCTTGATTTCTTCAGATCATCGCTTGACAACTTGTACTTGCTGTCCCGTTTATGCAGTAACTCCGGCTTCACCATCCCCAGGTTCACCTCTTGTGGCGACATCATCAGCGCTGGCGCTCCCAATGGTAGCACATCACCTACACCGCCACCACACTGAATCTCtcaagggaaaaagttttctgtccctaatgtgttaCGCAATTACCAAAGAAGCCATCATTACTTTTAGTAATTAAATGAACTTACCTCTATCCACCTGCCACGTGCACCAAAACTTCCCGTAGGTCTTGGCCAGGTTCCGAAGCTCCGTCTTCTGTAGCATCTCTGGGACCCGCGGATTCACCCACAAACCAGATTTGATCTGGACCGTCCAAAATTTTGTCTCAATTACTTATTaatttaaaaagagagagagagagaaccatgaCCCACCTCATAAGCATGGGAATGCCACAGTTTCTGCTCATCAGGTGGAAGATTCTCGAAGATCCTATCCGATATGATATACTCCACCCCTGATCCATGGTTCGATCCGAATAATATTGTAGACCATTAGCCTTAGCAGACAGATCTTAGAGTCTATGAAAAAAGAGTACTAGTAGATTACCAATGAGGCGAGCAGTGGAATCGTCGGAATCGTAAACGGCACATTGGAGAAAGTCCTGATTGAGGCGAGTCACGTAGTGATGAGTCTCGATCTGCCGATTCATGTCGTGGCTGTACATGGCGAAGGTGCAGACATGCTGTTTCATCTGCTTCACCGGCTTAATGGACTGCAGCATCTGAGCCCCTTTATCAAGCATCTGTGACCCCACCGTCATCGGTTTCCCTACCGTCGGTCCTTGGCCTGGCATCACGCCTGGGGTTTCATCACTTGACGCCATTGAGAAGAACTCTCTCTACTGAAACAAAGACTTTTAACCTTTCTATTTGTTGTATCGATTTCAGGAACATTAGTGAGAGTTTGTGAAAGTATATATATGTGGCAGAAAAGGAGATGATGAGGTGACACGTggtggaagaagatgatccCAGAAGCATGCAAGGGCATTGACCTGGCTCATTTTTATAAGCACGTGTCGAAGTTTGGGACACTTGGAGAGTTGGAGTTGTTTGGGATATCTGGAAAAGATTGGGCCACAAGAGGTCAGCCAGAATAATGCAAGTAAACGGACTTCTTGGGTTGGGCTGATCAGTTGATTAGTTTTTAGGTTCTCGAAAATTTGCTTAGATTATCTTTGGAATCTATTTACTCATAAATACACTTAATAAACCCATAAATTAATGGTTAGATATTAATATTATGATTAACAGATACTACAATGTTCGACAGTTTGGCCGAGTGGTCTAAGGCGCCAGATTTAGGCTCTGGCTCGAAAGGGCGTGGGTTCAAATCCCACAGCTGTCAAATGGTATTaatttgtaaaataaaaattttcttataataatgaatgaaaattattttcaaagggattatttttatttttgtttttcccctCTTAAGTTTTCCTCGTCATATTTGATGCTCTCCTCACTATCTTCAAGTTTTTGAGAAATGGCTTGGCACcacaaatatttaaaaaaatcatgtaaattATACCTAAGGTATtcaacattttaaaaaaaaatattatgtttAAAGTACCTATCTTTTaaaaaggaccgagtttccATCCACTATCTCATTCACCATGGGACGGGAGAGGGGAGAAAAGGGTACCCTTTGTGGGTAGATGGAAATTTAGTCATTTTAAAAACTATGTTTGTGAGACCTAAGTACAAACGATATAAAATAGATGTTAATATATGATGAAAAATGACCAAATAGCCCAAGTTCTTATATCTATGAAAAATATTCTAATTTGAAAGATATGGTTTaatatcatttttttatatttttttaattgttgatTTGGATCATGGTTGTTTATATATCATTTTTAATCATGATCAACATCATGGCGCGGTCTGATTTAAGATTGCACTATCAATAGCTTCGAAACGATTTTAATTGAAAGGAAATGATTCGACTATAatgttttaacattttaaaatgTTTGATTTGAATCTTGACCATTTAATTAGTCTTTCGAATCATTTCCAACACAATGGTAAAACCCAATCTAATATTAGATgtcataaattttttaaaattttaaattaaaaggaTACCATTCAACCATTATATTAGGACTTTGTTTTAACATAATCGCATATTTTTCCATGTCAAAGTATAGCACAAAGTTAGCTATCTTTTCTGCTATTTAGCTTAATGCTTTACAAGAAAAAATGCTTtacaagagaaaaacaaaagaaaatattccgTCAAACCATTCGATTCAATGGTCGATTTACCTGGATGGCTGAATGACCTTAGCTTCCCTCTAAACATCTTGTTTTGGGATAAATTGGGTATTCAGTaaacatactttttttttttttccgggttggaaaagaaccaattaaaatgataaatctTTCAATAGTTAAAGTTGTGGAGGGGGGTCTCctaaagtataaaaaaaaaaaaatgcttcaaAGTCAAAAACACTTTTGCAAAACAGAAATGTTACCAAACACGGCGTAAATGATCCCAAAAAAACCAAGGAGAAGCTTTCTCTTCACCATGAGTTTTTCTTCATCCACAGTGAAGACAAACATGGAGAAACGAATCACCCCCCATGCCCCTAGAGTTCCAAAGAATCCCAGCCAACGATAATAAATATGATGGGAGTGAAGaaattttctattcattcaccataggtggaggaaaactgtGTCCATAAAAAGAGTctttcactatttgccacaatGAAAAACGTTACATTTaactaggcatagtgacgggGAAGATAACCCTTagaattatttataaaaaaaaagacccaTACACATTGTTGGTGTagaaaattaatatatttatggTTTTTTGGCTAGAGTTTCCTTAGTGGCCATAGAGAGCCTTCCCTTTATGGCCAACCCTTATTTGCCGTAGGGCATGAGTCCCCCCATTCAAATGTCTAAGTTTTTTTCAGTAAAATTCtaatgtcaaatttcagtccAAACAAAACTtaccaaatgaaaaaaatgaataacCAAGAATTTCAGAACTACCAAAAGGATGTATAGAACTAGACTTGGTGCATGGACATTCATAAAGATATACAAACTCAGATTCAAGTACGAGAACCATCTCATACACCTGAATTCCATCAGGTTGGCTTAGGGGGCATACAAGAATGTTCGAACGTAAACCTAAGCCCAGtctaaaatttgaaatgtgACCTATCTAGCCTTCTcctatctatccaatggtcacGTGGAAAAATTGAAGGTAACAGTGAAGACAAGCTTGTCTACCTTCACTGTGTAACCTTCAACTTTTTAAAATATGAACTgtaaaagaaaaagttttccttGGTGGCATGGTTAGCTCTTAACAGGCCTTTGAAAGCCTTCCCATTAGAATGTTTTGTAGTCCTCGTTGCTAGCATTGACCATTGAATTCTACCCATTGGCCACAAATTACCAATCGCAGACCACCAATCCGGTAGTCGGAATTACTACATCAACCCTCCACGTGGTAGAAGTAGGTGACCCACTTAGAAGTTAGAATACATCTCAGTACAGGTCAGTGTAGAAAAAACCTTTTGCCATAGATTTAATATGGGGAAGTATTTCCTGTGGGAAGCGTGGGCCCTGCCAAGCATGAGGCCAATGGGAGTACGTACAGAAGCATCAATATAGGCagcatttccacctttcatggtgGGCATACATAAGAGCATTggaaaatctaaaaattttggagaattgaaaagagaaaagggcagccaaggaaatgagatTAGGCTATGGTGAAGGTATGCTAGTCAATGAAACAAATATTGCAAAAACACCCTAGAGGGATAAATCTAGGGTTGAAGTCAGACTTCAAGCTTTAATGCCACATTGATGCAATTGGCAATTCCCATACTCTGAATATAAAGTGAAAAGGGACAACAGCAATTTTACAGCAAGAGAAGCTGCTATTACAATGAGATACACCACCAAGTTCAATATGAGGCACTGAGGACAAGCAACTGTGAGGTTaccattgaaattaaaatgGAAACATACTATCTTGTTCTCATCACCCACCTCTTTAATTTAACTAGTGTCGGTAGATTATATATGAATACAAAGCACCATGAGAGATGAGTAAACATTAGAGATTGGAGCAGCAAGGAAGAAGAGCGAGCAAGGCATTTAATTATAGAGGAAAAGGAAGTATCAGCAAGGATCAAAGTGATATACTAAGAGAGAACATCATACACCAATACATTTGCACATATGAGAAGAGATGTAGCTGCAACAAATTGACTGAAGGTCACGGGAGGCAGAGGATGAGACAACATATGTACAGGATCAACTGACAAACTCATGAGATAAAATAGAGAGATTTAATTGATTCATGAAATGAAAATTGTAAAGTTCCACCCCAAGTAGAACATTATGGATCCCTGTTACCATGGCTTCTAAAGTCCCAATATATGACAGGTTTCTAACTTACTCCCCAAGTCCCCTCCCTCCCCTGCCCCCCACACTCCAAAggaaaatgtttaaaaaaaaaaaagggaaaggagggTTAAAAAGAGAAGCAGAAAACCAACAACAATCAACAAGCCATGTTCTCCAAAGAACAGGATAAAGCTCTGCTAGGAGCTATTTGGCTTCTATGTTATCCAAACACACCAAAGGGTATATCTCGAATGCAGCAAATACTGCATTTTCTTGCATTCTAATTGGCTTAGATGAAGAATCAGACAGTTTCGAATCATAATTTGAAGTGTCCAGGTAACACAGAAAATGAGCTTGACCATAATAGTCAGCCACGAAACCATAGTTAAGAGCTGACATTGGAGAGAGAAGATACCATTcattggaaagagagagagagagagagcgagccTCTATGAACTTATGCATGCTCACTCCCATTCTAGTGAGATTCCAGTCTCCAGCAACATCTTAAGTAGAAACTCCTTGAACAATTCTCAACCATCTAATAAACCTAACAAGAACTTCTTTGGTTctcaaaactcttttttttcctaAGGCTCAATCAACTTATGGACCAAATGGTGTGTTGTTTCATCCTCTTGCTTATTTTGGGGAATCTGATTGGCAAAGGTCAAAGGAGTGGGATTCTCATTTATTCCATCAGACGAGTTCATCAAGGTCTCTTTGAAAAACTTATTGTCAAGGCTCTTTGTTTCCATTTAAAAGAAACGTAAAAAGATAAATTTCAGGTAAAATCTGtataaaaataagattttaCCTAAAGATTTCCATTTAAATGGTTATTACTAGAAAAAAATGAAGCGTAAAGGAAGAATTACAACTTTGCAAGTACTTAAATATTTACACACAGTCCtaccaaaaaagtatatatatatttacacaCACAATTCCTTCTTTAGCTCATGATCAATTCCATTAGCTAGCAAAAATAATGGGAGATAAGTTGCAAGTAAACCATATAGAGGACGAAATAAAAGTGCACCATAAACAACTAGCTTAGTGAGAAGGCAATGCTTACCAATACTGTGGTACTTCTAATCTTACATCCAGCCATTACAGTTGTCCTAATAAGCTAATCAGATAAGTTGCAGAATGACTTGAACGATGATTACGACAATAATGCCAAGAACAGAACAAAAACATAAGAACATGGCAGAAATGAATGGCATCAGTTTGGGACATAACTGTCGACTATCAAACTCATCGTCTCATTTTCATTCGCAGTCTATAGAAGTAGTAATAGCATGTACTTTGAATTACATCCATCACTAATCTAAATTCAAATTCTTTCATTAACGTCAATGATATCAAAGCTTCCATTAGAAGTAAAAACTAAAGCCAAGGCAAAAGGAATGGCAAACCTTCAGAGAACAAGCAATGGAAATGTGCAAGTTAAATGGAGGAACCAAAAGTTCACTTGTTAAAAGTACTATCGTCATTCCTTG
This window encodes:
- the LOC122652965 gene encoding cyclic phosphodiesterase, with amino-acid sequence MEGSGIAEEQNVYSVWALPPEDVSQRLKAVMKDLGSEFRGPEFEPHITVVGAIRLTKADALQKFNSACLGLKSYTAQVDSVATGTFFYQCVFLLLHTTPEVMSTGEHCTSHFGYKSSTPYMPHLSILYGDLSDEEKKKAQEKAKLLDEKISSLSFQVSRLALYKTDTEDKSLKSWERVAECSLD
- the LOC122652243 gene encoding oil body-associated protein 2A-like yields the protein MASSDETPGVMPGQGPTVGKPMTVGSQMLDKGAQMLQSIKPVKQMKQHVCTFAMYSHDMNRQIETHHYVTRLNQDFLQCAVYDSDDSTARLIGVEYIISDRIFENLPPDEQKLWHSHAYEIKSGLWVNPRVPEMLQKTELRNLAKTYGKFWCTWQVDRGDVLPLGAPALMMSPQEVNLGMVKPELLHKRDSKYKLSSDDLKKSRVDIEEPEMINAVADYWKHSGKGFAVDIEQTEMKRNAPFP